In Penaeus chinensis breed Huanghai No. 1 chromosome 19, ASM1920278v2, whole genome shotgun sequence, a single genomic region encodes these proteins:
- the LOC125035179 gene encoding uncharacterized protein LOC125035179: MSGYKRTDSSANRHIVLDLHHNMKIIVLTALVASCCAAPQWYPAMSSALVYAQSNSPAVMKIPEPGINLGTPLVARAPVVPVVAAPVSIVRNAVPVAPAAPLLKSTAVVASAVPVPVAPVAPMIKSAVPVSVVAPPEPLMAPEPPMPSLSVPHVGGQFHAQDEAGQYTFGHYGGPNTRVESRDYLGRTSGSFAYVDPEGDVQVRKYAAAPFSGFRVAASDLVEDTPAVAQVKSAHARAHQAASSLVTTA, encoded by the exons ATGAGCGGGTATAAAAGAACCGACTCTTCTGCCAACCGCCACATCGTCCTCGACCTTCACCACAACATGAAGATCATC GTGTTGACAGCTCTGGTGGCCTCGTGCTGCGCGGCCCCGCAGTGGTACCCGGCGATGTCAAGTGCACTGGTTTATGCTCAGTCCAACTCTCCTGCCGTGATGAAGATCCCCGAGCCGGGCATCAATCTGGGCACTCCCCTGGTTGCCCGCGCCCCCGTCGTTCCTGTCGTCGCTGCCCCAGTCTCTATCGTCCGAAACGCCGTCCCTGTGGCTCCAGCTGCCCCGCTGCTCAAGAGCACGGCAGTCGTGGCCTCAGCTGTCCCCGTCCCTGTGGCTCCGGTTGCCCCTATGATCAAGAGCGCTGTCCCCGTCTCTGTAGTGGCGCCACCTGAGCCCCTCATGGCCCCTGAACCCCCCATGCCGTCCCTCAGCGTCCCTCACGTGGGAGGCCAATTCCACGCCCAAGACGAGGCTGGTCAGTACACCTTCGGCCACTACGGCGGCCCCAACACCCGTGTGGAGAGCAGGGACTATCTGGGTCGTACCTCCGGCAGCTTCGCCTACGTGGACCCCGAGGGTGACGTCCAGGTGAGGAAGTACGCCGCCGCCCCCTTCTCCGGCTTCAGAGTGGCCGCCTCTGACCTCGTCGAGGACACGCCTGCCGTGGCTCAGGTCAAGtccgcccacgcccgcgcccacCAAGCCGCCAGTTCCCTGGTCACAACTGCATAA